The following proteins come from a genomic window of Thiothrix winogradskyi:
- a CDS encoding transposase, translated as MSDFAASLGNLSKNDRKDSVMLARFGLVMNPRIWQPAPLEIRQLHALLDRLDTLQATMQQEENRLDTLQLRERYPKTVKESLDESIEFLKQSMQTIRDQIDDHIDRHPGLKHDQKLLATIPGVGALTAQRMIALIRSRDFTKASQVAAFMGLVPVERTSGTSVFKRPRISRRGILSYVASCLCQW; from the coding sequence GTGAGTGATTTTGCGGCGAGTTTGGGCAATTTGTCGAAGAATGACCGTAAGGATAGCGTCATGCTGGCGCGTTTTGGTCTGGTGATGAATCCACGGATTTGGCAACCCGCACCATTGGAAATCAGGCAGTTACATGCATTGCTAGACCGGCTTGATACTCTGCAAGCGACCATGCAGCAAGAAGAAAATCGTCTGGATACCTTGCAACTACGCGAACGCTACCCGAAAACCGTCAAAGAGTCGTTGGATGAATCCATTGAATTCCTCAAGCAGTCGATGCAAACGATTCGTGACCAAATCGACGACCATATTGACCGTCACCCCGGTTTGAAACACGACCAGAAATTGTTGGCTACCATCCCCGGTGTTGGGGCGTTGACAGCGCAACGAATGATTGCACTCATACGTAGCAGGGACTTCACCAAAGCCTCACAAGTTGCCGCGTTCATGGGCTTAGTGCCGGTGGAGCGAACGTCAGGAACCAGCGTATTTAAGCGTCCGCGTATTTCACGGCGGGGGATCCTGAGTTACGTGGCAAGCTGTTTATGCCAGTGGTAG
- a CDS encoding IS110 family transposase has product MTDTVVSIGIDVAKDKLQIAWLRQLQPLQVKPKSLPNHPKGYEELLDWLLKNTGVTVERLRITLEPTNIYHEGVALYLHDHGCQVCLVNAKQVSDFAASLGNLSKNDRKDSVMLARFGLVMNPRIWQPAPLEIRQLHALLDRLDTLQATMQQEENRLDTLQLRERYPKTVKESLDESIEFLKQSMQTIRDQIDDHIDRHPGLKHDQKLLATIPGVGALTAQRMIALIRSRDFTKASQVAAFMGLVPVERTSGTSVFKRPRISRRGDPELRGKLFMPVVAAITHNPIVQKFYRKLLDQKKHQRAAMTAAMRKLVHICFGVLKNQQVFSPTM; this is encoded by the coding sequence ATGACAGACACTGTTGTATCCATCGGCATAGATGTGGCGAAAGACAAGTTGCAAATTGCTTGGTTGCGCCAGTTGCAGCCCTTGCAGGTGAAGCCCAAGAGCCTGCCTAATCACCCTAAAGGCTATGAAGAACTGCTGGATTGGCTGTTGAAAAACACGGGAGTAACGGTTGAACGGCTACGGATTACGCTAGAACCGACCAATATTTACCATGAAGGGGTGGCGTTGTATCTGCATGATCACGGCTGCCAAGTTTGTCTGGTTAACGCTAAACAGGTGAGTGATTTTGCGGCGAGTTTGGGCAATTTGTCGAAGAATGACCGTAAGGATAGCGTCATGCTGGCGCGTTTTGGTCTGGTGATGAATCCACGGATTTGGCAACCCGCACCATTGGAAATCAGGCAGTTACATGCATTGCTAGACCGGCTTGATACTCTGCAAGCGACCATGCAGCAAGAAGAAAATCGTCTGGATACCTTGCAACTACGCGAACGCTACCCGAAAACCGTCAAAGAGTCGTTGGATGAATCCATTGAATTCCTCAAGCAGTCGATGCAAACGATTCGTGACCAAATCGACGACCATATTGACCGTCACCCCGGTTTGAAACACGACCAGAAATTGTTGGCTACCATCCCCGGTGTTGGGGCGTTGACAGCGCAACGAATGATTGCACTCATACGTAGCAGGGACTTCACCAAAGCCTCACAAGTTGCCGCGTTCATGGGCTTAGTGCCGGTGGAGCGAACGTCAGGAACCAGCGTATTTAAGCGTCCGCGTATTTCACGGCGGGGGGATCCTGAGTTACGTGGCAAGCTGTTTATGCCAGTGGTAGCGGCGATTACTCACAATCCCATTGTTCAAAAGTTTTACCGCAAATTGCTGGATCAAAAGAAACACCAACGGGCGGCTATGACGGCTGCCATGCGTAAGCTGGTGCATATTTGTTTTGGTGTGTTGAAGAACCAGCAGGTATTTTCACCAACGATGTAG
- the cas2 gene encoding CRISPR-associated endonuclease Cas2: protein MAHRRLPHIIAYDIANPKRLGRVHRYLKKIALPLQYSVFLIELDGERREKVLKHLRTLIHPKQDDIRVYPLPNEPEWVTLGKPLWDDGVLLTGAKLPAQLRYNRDTL from the coding sequence ATGGCGCATCGACGTTTGCCGCATATTATTGCGTATGACATTGCCAACCCCAAGCGGTTGGGGCGGGTGCACCGTTATTTGAAGAAGATTGCGTTGCCGTTGCAGTATTCGGTGTTTTTGATTGAGCTGGATGGGGAACGGCGCGAGAAGGTGTTGAAGCATTTGCGCACCTTGATCCACCCCAAGCAGGATGATATTCGGGTGTACCCCTTGCCGAATGAACCGGAATGGGTGACGTTGGGCAAGCCGTTGTGGGATGACGGCGTGCTGCTGACGGGGGCGAAGTTGCCTGCACAACTGCGCTATAATCGGGATACGTTGTGA
- a CDS encoding CRISPR-associated endonuclease Cas1, with translation MRKPLYLDVAQANAVGLDEVALRVQAHEQADSFYPLRRISRVVVTGKVEWETAALLACLEYGIPVAFRGRDGVLVGHCLSDRSSQISLEALLHACADDAMGDALYQQWRVHEESRWVQRMARACQRPLLGSVAQRVMAQVEPLVQAQLPCRFAVFVAQLQAPIASHVSEVLAVYGFSDNIQLPLTRRVHLSRDVEKLLLLEAYWLAVRGDVPQVFADKGLRYSMVHFYETHHGHFEERARVALNRLWRLLKHQEAD, from the coding sequence ATGCGTAAACCGTTGTATTTGGATGTGGCGCAGGCGAATGCGGTGGGCTTGGATGAGGTGGCGTTGCGGGTGCAAGCGCATGAGCAGGCGGATAGCTTTTACCCGTTACGGCGCATTTCACGGGTGGTAGTAACGGGCAAGGTGGAGTGGGAAACGGCAGCGTTGTTGGCGTGTTTGGAATACGGGATTCCGGTGGCGTTTCGCGGGCGCGATGGGGTGTTGGTGGGGCATTGTTTGAGTGACCGCAGCAGCCAAATTTCGTTGGAGGCGTTGTTGCACGCTTGTGCGGATGATGCAATGGGTGATGCGCTGTATCAGCAGTGGCGGGTGCATGAGGAAAGCCGTTGGGTGCAGCGTATGGCGCGGGCTTGCCAACGTCCGTTACTGGGGTCGGTGGCGCAGCGGGTGATGGCGCAGGTGGAACCGTTGGTGCAGGCGCAGTTGCCGTGCCGGTTTGCGGTGTTTGTGGCGCAGTTGCAAGCGCCGATTGCCAGCCATGTGAGTGAAGTGCTGGCGGTGTATGGGTTTAGTGACAATATCCAGTTGCCGTTGACGCGGCGGGTGCATCTGTCGCGGGATGTGGAAAAGCTGTTGCTGCTGGAGGCGTATTGGCTGGCAGTGCGTGGCGATGTGCCGCAGGTGTTTGCGGATAAGGGTTTGCGTTACAGCATGGTGCATTTTTACGAAACGCATCACGGGCATTTTGAGGAACGCGCACGGGTGGCGTTGAATCGCTTGTGGCGCTTGTTGAAACATCAGGAGGCGGACTAA
- the cas1 gene encoding CRISPR-associated endonuclease Cas1 — MTTLYIDHKNASLEVEGATLVARLGEVRQRPVPLALLERVVCLANVQLDTSVLGTLAEHGIAFSVASQRKPQRRAVLLGSGHNDASIRLLHYRLAQDSTWRLAFTRQVLAAKFAAHLRLLDEMLVDRADQRKALTDAQQQLRAQLANLENAENLASLLGMEGAAARAMFGAFAAVLPAALGFAGRKRRPPPDPVNATLSLAYTLLHNRAVQIIHTHGLEPLLGFYHETSFGRESLASDLIEVWRPHIDAWVWECFRTQTLREHHFKTDVNGCFLDKAGRQVFFASLETRLRPLGRAMRWQVRGLIKAMREWEGESYA; from the coding sequence ATGACGACGTTATATATCGACCATAAGAATGCTTCGTTGGAAGTGGAAGGCGCAACGTTGGTGGCGCGGTTGGGTGAGGTGCGTCAGCGCCCGGTGCCGTTGGCGTTGCTGGAGCGGGTGGTGTGCCTTGCGAATGTGCAATTGGATACCAGTGTGTTGGGGACATTGGCGGAACACGGGATTGCGTTCAGTGTGGCGAGTCAGCGTAAGCCGCAGCGGCGGGCGGTGTTGCTGGGGAGTGGGCATAACGATGCCAGCATTCGTTTGCTGCATTACCGGCTGGCGCAGGATTCGACCTGGCGGCTGGCGTTTACGCGACAGGTGTTGGCGGCGAAATTCGCGGCACACTTGCGCTTGTTGGATGAGATGCTGGTGGATCGGGCGGATCAGCGTAAGGCGCTGACGGATGCGCAGCAGCAATTGCGGGCGCAATTGGCGAATCTGGAAAACGCCGAGAATTTGGCATCGTTGCTGGGGATGGAAGGCGCGGCGGCGCGGGCAATGTTTGGCGCATTCGCGGCGGTGTTGCCTGCGGCGTTGGGGTTTGCGGGGCGTAAGCGGCGTCCGCCGCCTGACCCGGTGAATGCTACCTTATCGTTGGCGTATACCTTGCTGCATAACCGCGCAGTGCAGATTATCCATACGCATGGGCTGGAGCCGTTGCTGGGGTTTTATCACGAAACCAGTTTCGGGCGGGAATCGTTAGCGTCGGATTTGATCGAGGTGTGGCGACCGCACATTGATGCGTGGGTGTGGGAGTGTTTTCGTACCCAAACCTTGCGCGAACACCATTTCAAGACGGATGTGAACGGCTGCTTTTTGGATAAGGCGGGGCGGCAGGTGTTTTTTGCGAGTTTGGAAACGCGCTTGCGTCCGTTGGGGCGGGCGATGCGCTGGCAGGTGCGGGGCTTGATCAAAGCGATGCGGGAATGGGAGGGGGAATCTTATGCGTAA
- a CDS encoding CRISPR-associated endonuclease Cas2: MADSQRVLYLAAYDVSDAGRLRAALHCVRAYATGGQKSVHEVWLTAAEKGELLGDMSFILHDADDSFLLIRLDARQTVHTLGLGVAPVDPDWFYLG; this comes from the coding sequence ATGGCGGATAGTCAGCGGGTGTTGTACCTCGCGGCTTATGACGTGAGTGACGCGGGGCGGCTGCGGGCGGCGTTGCATTGCGTGCGGGCGTATGCCACGGGTGGGCAGAAATCGGTGCATGAGGTGTGGTTGACGGCTGCGGAAAAAGGCGAGTTGCTGGGCGATATGAGCTTTATTCTGCATGACGCTGACGACAGTTTCCTGCTGATTCGGCTGGATGCGCGGCAGACGGTGCATACGCTGGGGCTGGGGGTCGCGCCGGTTGACCCGGATTGGTTTTATTTGGGGTGA
- a CDS encoding Card1-like endonuclease domain-containing protein → MGISGFLEVPDSLVDAIGGLQARAMLVSYKPLPDYDMQRAKDLRIKVLHGTQLQQLRSHLEQWIQPN, encoded by the coding sequence GTGGGTATCAGTGGGTTTTTAGAGGTTCCCGACAGTCTGGTGGATGCGATTGGCGGTCTGCAAGCGCGTGCCATGCTGGTCAGCTACAAACCGTTGCCGGATTACGACATGCAACGCGCCAAAGACTTACGCATCAAGGTGCTGCATGGCACACAACTGCAACAACTGCGTAGCCATTTGGAGCAATGGATACAGCCTAACTGA
- a CDS encoding IS5 family transposase produces the protein MPKKSAIKTSLFAAEEREQKLDRKGDLLSTLNQHVNFVALAGEIDHIAPRPSDKRGGRPPYPTELMVRVLVLQHLYNLSDEALEYQLLDRLSFQRFCGLRHSSTIPDANTLWVFRERISAAGGADALFDAVQRQLQQHGFIARGGQIVDATLVEAPKQHFHKEEKALLEQAATPADWTPAQRRQKDTEASWTKKHGKSYHGYKLSISADRKYKLIRKHHISTAKEHDTNHFEAVLDRANTSRDVWADKGYEDQSREQRLNQGSWRLHIQHKAKKGKPQSDCQKRRNTRIARPRARVEHVFGSICAMGGKAIRSIGLARAVFGLSIKATVYNLRRLCSLKEGGVVPI, from the coding sequence ATGCCCAAGAAAAGTGCCATCAAAACCAGTCTGTTTGCCGCCGAAGAGCGTGAACAGAAACTCGACCGCAAGGGCGACCTGCTGTCCACCCTGAACCAGCACGTCAACTTTGTCGCCTTGGCAGGAGAAATCGACCACATCGCCCCACGCCCCAGTGACAAGCGAGGAGGCCGTCCACCCTACCCAACGGAACTGATGGTACGGGTCTTGGTGTTGCAACACCTGTACAACCTGTCGGACGAGGCATTGGAATACCAATTGCTTGACCGGCTGTCGTTCCAACGGTTTTGTGGCCTGCGTCATTCCAGCACGATCCCGGATGCCAATACCTTGTGGGTATTCCGTGAACGGATCAGTGCGGCAGGTGGTGCGGATGCCCTGTTTGATGCCGTCCAACGGCAATTACAACAACACGGTTTTATTGCCCGTGGTGGTCAAATCGTTGATGCCACGCTGGTGGAAGCCCCTAAACAACATTTCCACAAAGAAGAAAAAGCGCTGTTGGAACAAGCGGCAACACCTGCTGACTGGACACCTGCCCAACGTCGCCAAAAGGATACGGAAGCAAGCTGGACGAAAAAACACGGTAAAAGTTACCACGGCTACAAACTCAGTATCAGTGCCGATCGGAAATACAAACTCATCCGCAAACACCACATCAGCACCGCCAAAGAACATGACACCAACCATTTTGAAGCGGTGCTTGACCGAGCCAACACCAGCCGTGACGTATGGGCGGACAAAGGTTACGAAGACCAATCCCGTGAACAACGCCTCAACCAAGGTAGCTGGCGGTTACACATCCAGCACAAAGCCAAGAAAGGCAAGCCGCAATCCGACTGCCAGAAGCGCCGCAACACCCGCATCGCCAGACCCCGCGCACGGGTTGAGCATGTGTTTGGGTCAATCTGTGCGATGGGAGGCAAAGCCATCCGCAGCATCGGGTTGGCACGGGCAGTATTCGGCCTCAGCATTAAGGCAACCGTGTATAACTTGCGGCGGCTTTGTTCACTCAAAGAGGGCGGAGTTGTGCCCATTTGA
- a CDS encoding Card1-like endonuclease domain-containing protein, protein MKTHLYLVSGQATPNITPALDADIRPDRVILLVSPDMQTRADWLEQVLKATAGVKVSRWSIEHPWNIEHIRDRVLDLLVQHDDENIMLNATGGTKPMSIAAYEAFRALDKPIFYVHPEKDQIIWMHPTGQARHQLAQRIRIPHFIQAHGRRVTERGAVQVPPDYRDFAQELIQNIQYFSGALGVLNWYANTAERSLRSEVLDKQHQRFDALQDLLDRLEQIGVMQQQEQRLVFSSESARFFANGGWLEQYVFATVNSLKKHIPSIQDTAQSLSVERDPGKIPNELDVVFLADNRLHLIECKAKNFKRGDSHSGAETLYKLDREPLKTRRIATVSVGLSTFC, encoded by the coding sequence ATGAAAACCCATCTTTACCTCGTTTCCGGGCAAGCAACGCCCAATATCACGCCTGCGCTGGATGCCGACATCCGCCCGGATCGGGTTATCCTGCTGGTCAGCCCTGACATGCAAACCCGTGCGGATTGGCTGGAGCAAGTCCTGAAAGCGACAGCAGGCGTCAAAGTATCGCGCTGGTCAATTGAACACCCGTGGAATATCGAACACATCCGTGACCGCGTGCTGGATTTGCTGGTGCAACACGATGATGAAAACATCATGCTGAATGCCACGGGCGGAACCAAGCCGATGAGTATTGCCGCTTATGAAGCCTTCCGCGCCTTGGACAAACCCATTTTCTATGTGCACCCAGAGAAAGACCAAATCATCTGGATGCATCCAACGGGTCAAGCCCGCCATCAGCTTGCGCAACGCATCCGAATTCCACACTTCATCCAGGCACACGGGCGGCGGGTAACGGAACGCGGAGCCGTGCAAGTGCCGCCGGATTACCGCGATTTTGCCCAAGAATTGATTCAAAACATCCAGTATTTTTCCGGGGCGCTCGGTGTGCTGAACTGGTATGCCAATACGGCGGAACGTAGCCTGCGCTCCGAGGTGCTGGACAAGCAACACCAGCGCTTTGATGCCTTGCAAGACTTGCTCGACCGACTCGAACAGATCGGTGTAATGCAACAACAGGAGCAACGACTGGTGTTCAGCAGCGAATCAGCCCGTTTTTTTGCGAACGGTGGCTGGCTGGAACAATACGTGTTTGCCACGGTTAATAGCTTAAAAAAACACATTCCGTCGATTCAAGACACCGCGCAAAGCCTATCAGTGGAACGTGACCCCGGCAAAATTCCCAATGAACTGGATGTGGTGTTTCTGGCGGATAACCGCTTGCACCTGATCGAATGCAAAGCCAAAAACTTCAAACGCGGCGATAGCCACAGCGGGGCAGAAACGCTCTACAAACTCGACAGGGAACCTCTAAAAACCCGGCGTATTGCAACGGTTAGCGTTGGTCTATCGACATTTTGTTAA
- the csx16 gene encoding CRISPR-associated protein Csx16 encodes MTTYFISRHPGAVDWAESEGFHVDERLAHFDVNIVQPGDRILGTLPINLVAEVNARGGTYFHLTLELPADARGKELTAEDMRTYGARLEGYAAQRKAV; translated from the coding sequence ATGACCACTTACTTCATCTCCCGCCACCCTGGCGCGGTCGATTGGGCGGAATCGGAAGGCTTTCACGTCGACGAGCGGCTGGCGCATTTCGACGTGAACATCGTGCAACCCGGTGACAGAATCCTTGGCACTTTGCCGATCAATCTGGTGGCGGAAGTGAATGCGCGGGGCGGCACGTATTTCCACCTGACGCTGGAGTTGCCTGCCGATGCGCGGGGTAAGGAACTGACGGCGGAGGATATGCGTACCTACGGGGCGCGGTTGGAAGGGTATGCGGCACAACGGAAAGCCGTATGA
- a CDS encoding AbrB/MazE/SpoVT family DNA-binding domain-containing protein, protein MTYVQVKHKYQVTIPAALRKRLNLHEGDMLEVREQDGLLVLVPQAVSQRPAVQPRSPLLAMIGANKGSNLYKSAQDADNFIRKLRDEWN, encoded by the coding sequence GTGACCTATGTTCAGGTAAAACACAAATATCAGGTGACGATTCCCGCAGCCCTGCGCAAACGCCTCAACCTGCACGAAGGCGATATGCTGGAAGTACGGGAACAGGATGGATTGCTGGTGTTAGTTCCCCAAGCGGTGAGCCAACGTCCGGCTGTACAACCCCGCAGCCCCTTGTTGGCAATGATTGGGGCGAACAAGGGCAGCAACCTGTACAAATCCGCGCAGGATGCCGATAACTTTATCCGCAAGCTGAGGGATGAATGGAACTGA
- a CDS encoding type II toxin-antitoxin system VapC family toxin, with amino-acid sequence MELSSIGKGIFYLDANAFIYALEAHLEFVGQVTALFEVIAATDSTSVTSELTLAECLVKPFEKQDVGSQMQYEQHISPSEALLVIPVSRQILKDAAQLRAFFKNKLPDTIHLITALTSGCTYFVTNDDRIKFPPHITPIIISKLML; translated from the coding sequence ATGGAACTGAGCAGCATCGGCAAGGGCATTTTTTATCTGGATGCCAATGCGTTTATTTATGCGCTGGAAGCACACCTCGAATTTGTTGGGCAGGTAACAGCGTTGTTTGAAGTGATTGCAGCAACCGACAGTACCAGTGTCACCAGTGAGCTGACTTTGGCGGAGTGTTTGGTCAAACCGTTCGAGAAGCAGGATGTCGGGTCACAGATGCAATATGAGCAGCATATCAGCCCGTCTGAGGCGTTGCTGGTCATTCCGGTATCACGCCAAATCCTCAAAGATGCGGCGCAATTACGGGCGTTTTTCAAGAACAAGTTGCCGGATACCATCCATCTGATCACCGCACTCACCAGCGGCTGTACCTATTTTGTTACCAATGATGACCGGATCAAGTTTCCGCCACACATCACACCCATTATTATCAGCAAGCTAATGCTTTAA
- a CDS encoding IS110 family transposase: MTDTVVSIGIDVAKDKLQIAWLRQLQPLQVKPKSLPDHPKGYEELLDWLLKNTGVTVERLRITLEPTNIYHEGVALYLHDHGCQVCLVNAKQVSDFAASLGNLSKNDRKDSVMLARFGLVMNPRIWQPAPLEIRQLHALLDRLDTLQATMQQEENRLDTLQLRERYPKTVKESLDESIEFLKQSMQTIRDQIDDHIDRHPGLKHDQKLLATIPGVGALTAQRMIALIRSRDFTKASQVAAFMGLVPVERTSGTSVFKRPRISRRGDPELRGKLFMPVVAAITHNPIVQKFYRKLLDQKKHQRAAMTAAMRKLVHICFGVLKNQQVFSPTM, translated from the coding sequence ATGACAGACACTGTTGTATCCATCGGCATAGATGTGGCGAAAGACAAGTTGCAAATTGCTTGGTTGCGCCAGTTGCAGCCCTTGCAGGTGAAGCCCAAGAGCCTGCCTGATCACCCTAAAGGCTATGAAGAACTGCTGGATTGGCTGTTGAAAAACACGGGAGTAACGGTTGAACGGCTACGGATTACGCTAGAACCGACCAATATTTACCATGAAGGGGTGGCGTTGTATCTGCATGATCACGGCTGCCAAGTTTGTCTGGTTAACGCTAAACAGGTGAGTGATTTTGCGGCGAGTTTGGGCAATTTGTCGAAGAATGACCGTAAGGATAGCGTCATGCTGGCGCGTTTTGGTCTGGTGATGAATCCACGGATTTGGCAACCCGCACCATTGGAAATCAGGCAGTTACATGCATTGCTAGACCGGCTTGATACTCTGCAAGCGACCATGCAGCAAGAAGAAAATCGTCTGGATACCTTGCAACTACGCGAACGCTACCCGAAAACCGTCAAAGAGTCGTTGGATGAATCCATTGAATTCCTCAAGCAGTCGATGCAAACGATTCGTGACCAAATCGACGACCATATTGACCGTCACCCCGGTTTGAAACACGACCAGAAATTGTTGGCTACCATCCCCGGTGTTGGGGCGTTGACAGCGCAACGAATGATTGCACTCATACGTAGCAGGGACTTCACCAAAGCCTCACAAGTTGCCGCGTTCATGGGCTTAGTGCCGGTGGAGCGAACGTCAGGAACCAGCGTATTTAAGCGTCCGCGTATTTCACGGCGGGGGGATCCTGAGTTACGTGGCAAGCTGTTTATGCCAGTGGTAGCGGCGATTACTCACAATCCCATTGTTCAAAAGTTTTACCGCAAATTGCTGGATCAAAAGAAACACCAACGGGCGGCTATGACGGCTGCCATGCGTAAGCTGGTGCATATTTGTTTTGGTGTGTTGAAGAACCAGCAGGTATTTTCACCAACGATGTAG
- a CDS encoding TIGR02710 family CRISPR-associated CARF protein has product MKTLICTVGGSHQPIIKAIEDSQPDFTLFVCSEDDPDTGKPGSYEQIEKRGIFLKKDFKDDKPSLPNIPTQAGLSAGSYAVLRVYADDLDHAYSEISRCIHPYVQANHVIVADYTGGTKTMSAALCLAALDHDNISLQLVTGSRSNLIKVKDGTEQSQQAQIGRTRFQLKLRQALTSWQLFAYDDSLLHLADQKPLHRDDRGTLQAVRNLSTAFSAWDRFDHACALELLDNYMSKYGKWLAPYVAQLRLLCVESPKRTPALLLDLWLNAQRRAAQQRFDDATSRAYRLLEWSAQWLLKSQAGIDTSHVAADKIPNSLRLTPDSQGVYRAALHDAWELAACHCDAAIRVFWDENQERMKDLLSIRNHSILAHGFAPITAEEWQRIAAFIESGLLPLLTAQSAKVGVRNLPLQLPVMLRRD; this is encoded by the coding sequence ATGAAAACACTCATTTGCACCGTCGGTGGTTCACACCAACCCATTATCAAAGCCATTGAGGACAGCCAGCCCGATTTTACGTTGTTTGTGTGTTCGGAAGATGACCCGGATACCGGTAAACCCGGCTCGTATGAGCAAATCGAAAAGCGTGGCATTTTCCTCAAAAAAGACTTCAAGGATGATAAGCCCAGCCTTCCCAACATCCCCACTCAGGCAGGGCTGAGCGCGGGTAGTTATGCGGTGTTGCGGGTGTATGCGGATGATCTTGACCATGCGTATAGCGAGATTTCGCGCTGTATCCACCCGTATGTGCAGGCTAATCATGTGATTGTGGCAGATTACACGGGCGGTACTAAAACCATGTCCGCCGCCTTGTGTCTGGCGGCGCTTGATCACGATAACATCAGTTTGCAATTGGTCACTGGTTCGCGAAGCAATCTGATTAAGGTGAAAGATGGCACAGAACAATCGCAACAAGCCCAGATCGGGCGTACCCGTTTTCAGTTGAAGTTGCGGCAAGCGTTAACATCCTGGCAATTGTTTGCTTACGACGACTCATTGCTGCATTTGGCAGACCAAAAACCGTTGCACCGTGATGATCGCGGTACATTGCAAGCGGTGCGTAACCTGAGCACGGCGTTTTCGGCGTGGGATCGTTTTGACCATGCCTGTGCGCTGGAGTTACTCGACAATTACATGAGTAAATACGGCAAATGGTTAGCACCTTATGTGGCGCAGTTGCGTCTATTGTGTGTGGAATCACCCAAACGCACCCCTGCTCTGTTGCTGGATTTGTGGCTGAATGCACAACGCCGAGCCGCGCAACAACGCTTTGATGATGCGACCTCGCGTGCTTATCGCTTGCTGGAATGGTCAGCACAATGGCTATTGAAAAGCCAAGCGGGGATTGATACCAGTCATGTGGCTGCGGATAAAATCCCCAATAGCTTGCGGTTAACGCCGGATAGCCAAGGGGTTTACCGGGCAGCGTTGCACGATGCGTGGGAATTGGCGGCTTGCCATTGTGATGCGGCGATACGGGTATTTTGGGATGAGAATCAAGAGCGCATGAAAGATTTATTGAGCATCCGCAACCATTCGATTCTCGCGCACGGTTTTGCGCCCATTACCGCCGAGGAATGGCAGCGGATTGCGGCGTTTATTGAAAGCGGCTTATTGCCACTGCTCACCGCGCAAAGTGCGAAAGTGGGGGTACGCAATCTTCCTCTGCAATTACCCGTCATGCTGCGTAGGGATTGA